A single window of Salvia splendens isolate huo1 chromosome 6, SspV2, whole genome shotgun sequence DNA harbors:
- the LOC121809805 gene encoding probable pectin methylesterase CGR3: protein MTSRRPNTSRRFTDSGVPFMGALHHKSRPSPLLSIGLVVVGALLIVGYMYHGSGGRSSDIAALNRLEGGVSCTLELQRLIPILKKSYGDSMRKVLHVGPETCSIVSQILKEDDTEAWGVEPYELDDVDANCRSLVSKGVVRVADIKFPLPYKPKSFSLVVVSDALDYLSPKYLNKTVPDLARVASDGLVLLSGYPGHQRAKVAELSKFGRPAKFRSSSWWIRFFIQTSLLEENEAANKKFEQAIKKQSYRPACQVFHLKPLQ from the exons ATGACGTCAAGGAGACCCAATACTTCCCGTCGCTTTACAGATAGTGGTGTTCCCTTTATGGGCGCATTGCATCACAAGTCTCGCCCATCTCCTTTACTATCTATAGGACTCGTTGTGGTG GGAGCATTACTCATTGTTGGGTATATGTATCATGGTTCAG GTGGCAGGAGTAGTGATATTGCCGCTTTGAATCGACTCGAGG GTGGGGTTTCCTGTACTCTAGAACTTCAAAGATTGATACCTATCCTTAAGAAATCATACGGTGACAGCATGCGGAAGGTACTGCATGTAGGCCCAGAAACATGCTCAATAGTCTCTCAAATATTAAAAGAAGATGATACTGAAGCTTGGGGTGTAGAGCCATATGAATTAGATGATGTTGATGCCAACTGCAGGAGCCTTGTGAGCAAGGGCGTTGTACGTGTTGCTGATATCAAGTTTCCCCTTCCATACAAGCCCAAGTCATTTTCTCTTGTTGTTGTGTCAGATGCATTGGATTACTTGTCACCAAAATATCTTAATAAAACTGTTCCAGATTTAGCGCGAGTGGCATCTGATGGCTTAGTTTTATTATCTG GTTATCCAGGTCATCAAAGAGCCAAAGTGGCTGAGCTGTCCAAGTTCGGACGCCCT GCCAAATTCCGGAGCTCATCATGGTGGATTAGGTTTTTCATCCAAACCAGCTTATTAGAAGAGAATGAAGCTGCGAACAAGAAATTCGAACAGGCGATAAAGAAGCAATCTTACAGGCCTGCCTGCCAAGTTTTTCACCTTAAACCCTTGCAGTAA